The stretch of DNA TAGACTCTTCTTCCTCTTTTACCACCAGGTCTTCCAGTACCATCGTGAGGAATAGGAGTAATATCTTCTATTTTTCCTATTTTAATTCCAGCTCTTGCTAAAGCACGAATAGTAGCTTGTGCACCAGGTCCAGGACTTCTAGGTCCATTTCCACCAGGAGCTCTTACTTTAATATGTAAGCCAACAAATCCTTTTTCTTTAGCATCATCAGCTATTCTGG from Methanobrevibacter sp. YE315 encodes:
- a CDS encoding 30S ribosomal protein S11, producing the protein MAKDEKWGIANIYSSFNNTIITVTDITGAETISQWSGGRVVRADRQQASPFAAMAAATRIADDAKEKGFVGLHIKVRAPGGNGPRSPGPGAQATIRALARAGIKIGKIEDITPIPHDGTGRPGGKRGRRV